Proteins from a genomic interval of Acetobacterium woodii DSM 1030:
- a CDS encoding SufB/SufD family protein, with the protein MNDVAKKLLKEVTGLEEMPKGAYNIRENSQTVARQSSENIDIVSKEDKSGIDIIVKPNTKSENVFIPALVSCSGVHDMVYNDFYIGENAEITIIAGCGVSTGDSCDGSEHNGIHRFFLGKNSKVRYVEKHIGEGTGTGKRVIDPVTEVVQEEGSYMEMETTQIKGVDSTRRFTKANLKDNAKLVIKEKLMTHGEQFAESKFEVDMDGEDSSVNLISRSVARDYSKQTFISKINGNTRCAGHSECDAIIMDHGVVRAIPEITANSLDATLIHEAAIGKIAGDQMIKLMTLGLTEGEAETQIIDGFLN; encoded by the coding sequence ATGAATGACGTAGCAAAAAAATTACTAAAAGAAGTCACCGGATTGGAAGAAATGCCTAAAGGGGCTTATAATATCCGAGAAAATAGTCAGACAGTAGCCCGACAGTCCAGTGAAAATATTGACATTGTCAGCAAAGAAGATAAGTCCGGCATTGATATTATTGTTAAGCCGAATACTAAATCCGAAAATGTTTTCATTCCGGCCCTGGTGTCATGCAGCGGCGTTCATGATATGGTCTACAATGATTTTTATATTGGCGAAAATGCGGAGATTACGATTATTGCCGGATGCGGCGTCAGTACCGGAGATAGCTGTGATGGATCCGAACATAATGGGATTCACCGATTTTTTCTGGGGAAAAATTCAAAGGTACGTTATGTTGAAAAACATATCGGAGAAGGAACGGGGACGGGAAAACGGGTTATTGATCCAGTTACCGAAGTTGTTCAAGAAGAAGGTAGCTATATGGAAATGGAAACGACTCAGATCAAAGGGGTTGATTCGACCCGCCGTTTTACCAAAGCTAATCTTAAAGATAATGCCAAGTTGGTTATCAAGGAAAAATTGATGACCCATGGGGAGCAGTTTGCTGAATCTAAATTTGAAGTGGATATGGACGGAGAAGACTCCAGTGTGAATTTGATTTCCCGTTCTGTAGCTCGTGATTACTCGAAACAGACCTTTATCTCAAAGATTAACGGTAATACGCGTTGCGCCGGCCATTCGGAATGTGATGCGATCATTATGGATCATGGGGTGGTGCGTGCAATCCCCGAAATTACCGCCAACAGTTTAGATGCCACACTCATTCATGAAGCAGCAATCGGTAAGATCGCCGGTGATCAGATGATTAAACTGATGACGCTTGGTTTGACCGAGGGGGAAGCTGAAACACAAATTATTGATGGCTTTTTGAATTAA
- a CDS encoding ABC transporter ATP-binding protein has translation MLKLENISFEVENEKEILKDVNLTIEKGKFIAITGPNGGGKSTLARIISGVLKPTKGKIIFYGEDITDLTITERAKKGISFGFQQPVRFKGITVYNLINIAAGKELSVKEASVYLSEVGLCAKDYIHRELNDGLSGGEIKRIEIATIIARNTKLSIFDEPEAGIDLWSFNHLIDIFMKMHEDKENSIVIISHQERILDVADEIIAMVDGVIVKRGAKGMVLPELLHCEDPKNCLDCQDIREA, from the coding sequence ATGTTAAAGCTCGAAAATATTTCATTTGAAGTAGAAAATGAAAAAGAAATTTTGAAGGATGTTAATTTAACGATTGAAAAAGGTAAGTTCATTGCTATTACCGGACCGAATGGCGGGGGAAAATCGACTTTAGCCCGAATTATCTCTGGGGTCTTAAAACCAACTAAAGGCAAAATTATATTTTATGGTGAAGATATCACTGATTTAACGATTACTGAAAGAGCAAAAAAAGGAATCAGTTTTGGTTTTCAACAACCGGTACGATTTAAAGGGATTACGGTTTATAATTTGATTAATATTGCTGCCGGTAAAGAACTTTCAGTAAAAGAGGCCAGTGTTTATTTGTCGGAAGTTGGTTTATGTGCAAAAGATTATATTCATCGGGAGTTAAACGATGGTTTATCTGGAGGAGAAATCAAGCGGATTGAAATAGCGACAATTATTGCCAGAAATACTAAACTTTCGATTTTTGATGAACCGGAGGCCGGAATCGATTTATGGAGTTTTAATCACTTAATTGATATTTTCATGAAAATGCATGAAGACAAAGAAAATTCGATTGTTATTATCTCGCATCAAGAACGTATTTTAGATGTTGCTGATGAAATTATCGCGATGGTTGACGGCGTTATCGTTAAACGTGGGGCAAAAGGAATGGTTTTACCGGAATTGCTTCATTGTGAAGATCCCAAAAACTGTTTGGATTGTCAAGATATACGGGAGGCATAA
- a CDS encoding threonine/serine exporter family protein: MTITQLSHVAMEMGVILLSNGAETYRVEESMHRICIALGAKEAETFVVPTTIILSVTIDNEKPLTRTRRIHTRKIDLAKVTEINQLSRHICYAPTNYKDLVAEIKRIDTVPSYPYLYHVLAFAFISQMFTLFFGGNFLDSCIGFIIGLGIKMQMDIMRRFDANIFFTNIIGGLIASTVAVIATDLGLTTNMDTIIIGSIMTLVPGLAITNSIRDIIAGDHLSGLIKGVEALLIGAAIAAGVAVPLSLLRPFWGG; the protein is encoded by the coding sequence ATGACGATCACGCAATTAAGCCATGTTGCCATGGAAATGGGCGTCATCCTGCTTTCAAACGGTGCCGAAACCTATCGGGTGGAAGAGTCGATGCATCGAATCTGTATTGCTTTAGGAGCGAAAGAAGCGGAAACTTTTGTTGTGCCTACCACGATCATCCTCTCAGTCACGATCGATAATGAGAAACCTTTAACCCGTACCCGACGTATTCACACCCGTAAAATTGACCTTGCCAAGGTAACTGAAATCAATCAGCTCTCACGCCATATTTGTTATGCGCCAACTAACTATAAAGATTTGGTAGCGGAGATAAAACGTATCGATACGGTTCCCTCTTATCCCTATCTTTATCATGTTTTGGCATTTGCTTTTATTTCGCAAATGTTTACGCTTTTTTTTGGCGGTAACTTTTTAGATAGTTGCATCGGCTTTATCATCGGATTGGGAATCAAAATGCAAATGGATATTATGCGGCGATTTGATGCCAATATTTTTTTCACCAATATTATCGGCGGCCTAATCGCCTCAACCGTTGCTGTTATCGCCACCGACCTCGGTCTAACCACAAATATGGATACCATTATCATCGGCTCGATTATGACCCTGGTACCGGGACTCGCGATTACTAATTCGATCCGGGATATCATTGCCGGTGATCATCTTTCCGGGCTAATTAAAGGGGTGGAAGCCCTCCTTATCGGTGCTGCTATCGCTGCCGGGGTTGCTGTTCCGCTTAGTCTTTTACGACCATTTTGGGGAGGGTGA
- a CDS encoding threonine/serine exporter family protein — protein MYYITPCLYAFIASFAFAIIFNIPKNKLLLSALGGMLGQLIYVIFQLIIANDVVLYLLATISIALYAEIMARVTKSPTTIYLAVALIPLVPGGGIYYTMLYFINGETELGVSTGIHTLLVSGALAIGIIIVSSTINLIRKVMIKNSKRKKHKRPPKTKIIFTKKN, from the coding sequence ATGTATTATATAACGCCTTGTTTATACGCCTTTATTGCATCTTTTGCTTTTGCCATTATTTTTAATATTCCCAAAAACAAATTGCTCCTGTCTGCTCTTGGCGGAATGCTGGGACAGCTGATTTACGTCATTTTCCAACTAATTATTGCGAATGATGTGGTATTATATCTGCTGGCAACCATTTCAATTGCCCTTTATGCCGAAATCATGGCCCGGGTTACCAAATCTCCCACCACCATTTATCTGGCGGTGGCTCTTATTCCCTTAGTTCCCGGTGGTGGTATTTATTACACCATGCTCTATTTTATTAATGGCGAAACGGAGCTGGGCGTATCTACCGGCATTCATACCCTACTGGTTTCCGGCGCTTTAGCAATTGGAATCATCATTGTTTCATCAACGATTAATCTGATCCGTAAAGTGATGATTAAAAACAGTAAGCGTAAGAAGCATAAACGTCCCCCCAAAACAAAAATCATATTCACTAAAAAAAACTGA